From Debaryomyces hansenii CBS767 chromosome C complete sequence, a single genomic window includes:
- a CDS encoding DEHA2C07062p (similar to uniprot|P09798 Saccharomyces cerevisiae YKL022c CDC16 subunit of anaphase-promoting complex), giving the protein MVQNQRTPSQHNSTLFISPVINNRRQDLFITPPNPPTTLFDTPGSNHSSFFNLEKSNLHEEQKQVHDVEPLTQAEKLRLWRHDALMQHHYTTAEYIGDKVLALTDDPNDAFWLAQVYFNSGNYLRAKHLLTSKPEFEKSVSCRYLAAYCLLKLELWDDALDLIGESNPFRKDDNYQVRNSDGGIKLEASMCYLRGLIYANQNNFEKAKESYKEAVLVDVKCYEAFNELISNNLMTPSEEWAFITSLNYRDADDNDELIKLLYTTNLSKYLNVQKFEEAENILKDEYDLGENCDILLSKADYLYVQCNFDECLATYEKILSKDPYNFNVLPNYLSCLHELGGKNKLFLKAHQLAENHPNNPMTWLSIGVYYLSINKIIEARKFFSKATLLNPNFGHAWIGFAHTFAAEGEHEQAISAYAFAARLFPGSHLPNLFLGMQHLQMNNLNLSEEYLIVSSQICNSDPLVLNEIGVINFYKNDLMKAELYFQEALGAAKHLNSDSKIWISIHANLGHVFRKGNRPYKALECFNQVLKISHTNDSNILSAMGLIYLKLGNVFKAIDTLHDALAISPSDPVASDLLKRALESNKTNSSLFLTHTSDKLLELNMPTLQYRSRKNKSKSSQHLADITTSNNKLMTPINNKTKNLPNAPRRDDVLPDSFTSRDYSDSVEAGDVNSVAHDLRKGEESSDEDDEVMDIESD; this is encoded by the coding sequence ATGGTGCAAAATCAGAGAACACCATCACAACATAATTCTACCCTTTTCATTTCACCAGTTATCAATAATCGCCGACAAGATTTATTCATTACTCCTCCAAACCCACCAACAACATTATTCGATACACCAGGATCCAATCATTCGCtgtttttcaatttagAAAAGTCCAATTTGCATGAAGAACAGAAACAGGTGCATGATGTCGAACCACTTACACAAGCAGAAAAGTTGAGACTATGGAGACACGACGCATTGATGCAGCATCATTATACCACGGCTGAATATATAGGAGACAAAGTTTTGGCGTTGACAGACGATCCAAATGATGCATTTTGGCTTGCGCAGGTGTATTTTAACAGTGGAAATTATTTGAGAGCAAAGCATCTCTTGACCAGTAAGCCCGAATTCGAAAAGTCTGTCAGTTGTCGATATTTGGCAGCGTATTGTCtattaaaattagaattatgGGACGATGCGCTCGACTTAATAGGAGAATCTAATCCATTTAGGAAGGATGATAATTATCAGGTAAGGAATAGTGATGGAGGGATTAAATTGGAGGCGTCAATGTGCTATTTAAGAGGTCTTATATATGCCAATCaaaacaattttgaaaaagcaAAAGAATCGTATAAGGAGGCGGTTTTGGTTGATGTCAAGTGTTATGAAGCTTTTAATGAGttgatatcaaataatttgatgACTCCAAGTGAAGAATGGGCATTTATAActtcattgaattataGAGATGCGGACGATAACGATGaacttattaaattattatacacAACCAATTTAagcaaatatttgaatgttcaaaaatttgaagaagcagaaaACATTTTGAAAGACGAATATGACTTGGGAGAGAATTGTGATATTCTATTGAGCAAAGCTGATTATCTTTACGTCCAATGTAATTTTGACGAATGTTTGGCTACGTatgaaaaaattttatcaaaggATCCttataatttcaatgtATTGCCGAATTATTTGAGTTGCTTACATGAGCTTGGAGGGAAGAATAAACTATTCTTAAAGGCGCATCAATTGGCTGAGAATCATCCTAATAACCCAATGACCTGGTTATCAATTGGAGTATACTACTTATCTATAAATAAGATTATTGAAGcaagaaaatttttcagtaaaGCAACTTTATTAAATCCTAACTTTGGCCATGCCTGGATAGGATTTGCCCACACGTTTGCTGCAGAGGGTGAACATGAACAAGCTATAAGTGCTTATGCGTTCGCTGCTAGATTGTTTCCTGGTTCACACTTACCCAACTTATTTTTGGGCATGCAACATCTCCAGATGAATAATCTAAACTTATCAGAAGAATACTTAATCGTTTCGTCCCAGATATGTAACTCGGACCCCTTGGTTCTAAATGAGATAGGAGtcattaatttttataAGAATGATTTGATGAAAGCTGAACTTTATTTCCAAGAGGCACTAGGAGCTGCTAAGCATTTGAACTCTGATTCTAAAATCTGGATTTCGATACACGCTAATTTGGGCCACGTCTTCAGAAAAGGTAATCGCCCTTACAAGGCATTGGAATGCTTCAATCAGGTATTGAAGATCAGCCATACGAATGATTCCAACATTTTATCAGCTATGGGGCTCATCTATTTGAAATTAGGAAATGTTTTCAAAGCGATAGACACGCTTCATGATGCACTCGCTATTTCGCCGTCTGATCCAGTGGCTTCCGATCTTTTGAAACGGGCCTTGGAGTCCAACAAAACGAATAGTTCACTATTTTTGACCCATACGAGCGATaagttattagaattaaacaTGCCAACGTTGCAATACAGATCCCGGAAAAACAAGTCAAAATCAAGTCAGCATCTTGCTGATATCAcaacttcaaataataagcTTATGACACcgataaataataagacAAAGAACTTGCCGAACGCACCAAGAAGAGATGACGTGCTTCCAGATAGCTTTACTCTGAGAGACTATAGTGACCTGGTTGAGGCAGGCGACGTAAATCTGGTTGCGCATGATTTGAGAAAAGGAGAGGAATCTAGtgacgaagatgatgaagtaATGGATATAGAGAGTGATTag
- a CDS encoding DEHA2C07018p (highly similar to uniprot|P38998 Saccharomyces cerevisiae YIR034c LYS1 saccharopine dehydrogenase) — MSSPVTLHLRAETKPLEARAALTPSTTKQLLDAGFKVYVEKSSQSTFDADEYEKVGATIVPEGSWKEAPKDRIIFGLKELPEDETFPLVHEHIQFAHCYKDQGGWKDVLRRFPEGKGTLYDLEFLENDQGRRVAAFGFYAGFAGAAIGVMDWAFKQTHSDNEDLRGVTPYPNEDELIADVKKVLDEALKKNGGEYPQCLVIGALGRCGSGALDFFKKVGIPDEKLIKWDMKETAKGGPFQEIVQSDIFVNCIYLSQPIPPFIDYEGLNVPDRKLRTIVDVSADTTNPHNPIPVYSIATVFNDPTVPVETSAGPKLSVCSIDHLPSLLPREASEFFAKDLMPSLLELPNRDTSPVWVRAKQLFDKHVARLD, encoded by the coding sequence ATGTCAAGCCCTGTTACTTTACATTTAAGAGCCGAAACCAAGCCATTGGAAGCTAGAGCTGCTTTAACTCCCTCAACTACTAAGCAATTATTAGATGCTGGGTTTAAGGTATATGTTGAAAAGAGTTCCCAATCAACATTTGATGCtgatgaatatgaaaaggTTGGTGCTACCATTGTACCAGAAGGATCTTGGAAGGAAGCTCCTAAAGacagaataatttttggATTAAAGGAATTACCAGAAGACGAAACCTTCCCATTAGTACATGAACACATTCAATTTGCTCATTGTTATAAAGACCAAGGTGGATGGAAAGATGTTTTAAGGAGGTTTCCAGAAGGTAAAGGTACCTTATATGATTTAGAATTTTTGGAAAATGATCAAGGTAGAAGAGTTGCAGCCTTTGGATTTTACGCAGGCTTTGCAGGTGCTGCCATTGGGGTAATGGATTGGGCTTTCAAGCAAACCCACtctgataatgaagatttacGTGGAGTCACCCCATACccaaatgaagatgaattaattgctGATGTCAAGAAGGTGCTAGATGAagcattgaaaaagaatggAGGTGAATACCCACAATGTTTAGTCATTGGTGCTTTAGGTAGATGTGGATCTGGTGCTCTTGACTTCTTCAAGAAGGTTGGCATTCCAGATGAAAAGCTCATTAAATGGGATATGAAAGAAACTGCTAAAGGTGGACCATTCCaagaaattgttcaatCTGACATATTCGTCAACTGTATTTACTTATCCCAACCAATTCCACCATTTATCGATTACGAAGGCTTAAATGTTCCTGACAGAAAATTGAGAACCATCGTTGATGTCTCTGCTGATACTACTAACCCTCACAACCCAATTCCTGTCTACAGTATTGCAACTGTCTTTAATGATCCAACAGTCCCAGTTGAAACTAGTGCCGGTCCAAAATTGTCCGTCTGCTCAATTGACCACTTACCTTCATTGTTACCAAGAGAAGCCTCAGAATTCTTTGCTAAGGACTTAATGCCTTCATTGCTAGAATTACCAAATAGAGATACTTCTCCTGTTTGGGTCAGAGCTAAGCAATTGTTTGACAAACACGTTGCCAGATTAGATTGA
- a CDS encoding DEHA2C07040p (similar to uniprot|P20484 Saccharomyces cerevisiae YKL021c MAK11) — protein MRHLEFLAHRYRKDYYSRWDVIANIGNRYCNMGSKGSKKVKINDQKFKDEEVKHSEVTEVEKQPEISKPTKNVQFRIMVGSYEHNLLCLSVLFNKSQPVFQPVFHFQAHSLSIKSIDLAKRYLVTGSNDEHIRIYDLQKRKELGTLLSHQGTVTTLKFSNEGISDESQKHESTDKSGKWLLSGSEDGKIIIWRTKDWETFSTLKGHQGRVNDLAIHPSGRVAISVSQDQTIRLWNLMTAKKAAVLKIKGRDHLGQCGEYVRWSQDGKYFMVGLLNQLLVYETSNAKIIKKIKFDSTLMCMEDLSIEGKEWLVTGHSNGCIDFFDFNEQLTTQREPEADEKKIWEAKPESISPVFTLRGHTNRIKDLSLIHHPVETNDIPYLVSVSSDGKIVIWDVSESVRDQVAIYDSGERLNCVVTCPETVEKSSTMKRRYNEIPEKDDAESEYETDGEEIKKVMLKGKKKGKKNKKTKVSVTLE, from the coding sequence ATGCGacatttggaatttttggCTCATCGCTATAGAAAAGATTACTATTCTAGATGGGACGTAATTGCTAATATTGGAAATAGATATTGTAATATGGGTTCTAAGGGTTCCAAAAAggtcaaaatcaatgaCCAAAAGTTTAAGGATGAAGAGGTAAAACATTCAGAGGTTACTGAAGTAGAGAAACAGCCAGAAATTTCTAAACCAACTAAGAATGTGCAATTTCGTATCATGGTAGGGTCTTACGAACACAACTTATTGTGTTTATCTGTcctttttaataaatctcAGCCGGTCTTTCAACCagtatttcattttcaggCACATTCGCTCTCgattaaatcaattgatttagcAAAGAGGTATTTGGTAACTGGATCAAATGATGAACATATCAGAATATACGATTTacaaaagagaaaagaaCTAGGAACCTTGTTGAGTCACCAGGGGACTGTGACCACGTTAAAATTCTCCAACGAAGGTATTTCAGACGAGTCACAGAAACATGAGTCAACTGATAAGTCTGGGAAATGGCTCTTGTCTGGGTCTGAAGACggaaaaattataatatggAGAACTAAAGACTGGGAGACTTTCAGTACTTTAAAAGGCCATCAGGGTCGTGTCAATGATTTGGCTATTCATCCATCTGGTCGTGTTGCTATTTCGGTCTCACAAGATCAAACTATCAGGTTATGGAATTTAATGACTGCTAAAAAAGCAGCTGTTTTGAAAATCAAGGGTAGAGATCATTTAGGACAATGTGGTGAATACGTGAGGTGGTCGCAGGATGGTAAGTACTTTATGGTAGGTTTATTAAACCAATTATTAGTCTACGAAACTTCGAATGctaaaatcattaaaaaaatcaagTTCGATTCGACTTTGATGTGTATGGAAGATTTATCTATAGAAGGAAAGGAATGGCTTGTTACAGGCCATAGTAATGGGTGcattgatttctttgacTTCAATGAGCAATTGACTACACAAAGAGAACCAGAAGCTGACGAAAAGAAGATCTGGGAAGCTAAACCTGAAAGCATTTCACCAGTTTTTACATTAAGAGGACATACTAATCGTATTAAGGACTTATCATTGATCCACCATCCAGTTGAAACAAATGATATTCCGTATTTAGTATCGGTCTCATCCGATGGTAAGATTGTTATATGGGACGTATCAGAATCCGTTAGAGATCAAGTGGCTATTTATGACAGTGGTGAAAGATTAAACTGTGTGGTAACATGTCCTGAGACCGTTGAAAAATCCTCGACTATGAAAAGACGTTACAATGAGATTCCAGAAAAAGACGATGCGGAATCAGAATACGAAACAGATGGtgaagaaatcaagaagGTCATGTTGAAAGGTAAGAAGAAgggaaagaaaaataagaagACAAAGGTCAGTGTTACCTTAGAGTAg
- a CDS encoding DEHA2C07084p (similar to uniprot|P50079 Saccharomyces cerevisiae YGR223c HSV2 Phosphatidylinositol 3 5-bisphosphate - binding protein) — protein sequence MNTLSAISNNKQSKELQILNINFNQDQGCFAVGHEYGFLVYNTNPIDIRVKRNFNINGHGSGIAHITMLHRTNYLALVGGGKNPKFANNKLVIWDDLKRKNSLNLEFMSPVLNVLLSRIRIIVVLKNQVLVYGFSSPPKKFATYETIENEFGLADLSVNFTNSIGNNLSTSNSSISSLVSNQVSYDSNKYQTLAFPGRSIGQIQIVDVSPSGQEKNLVSIIKAHKSKIRCLALNRSGTLVASASETGTIIRVHSTHNTALLYEFRRGLDRAIVTSMKFSHDDSKLAVLSDKNTLHVYNVSPLNTSSGATSDLVTHNETYPVNRSHLLGSIAFPIPIPKYFKSTWSFCSVNTNKYHPSGSDNDTINDVGIIGWSGNDSIIIIWQNKKIWEKYVIVEKRNKYLGDINDGLNTSHQGSSNWELVRFNWKNLDNLD from the coding sequence ATGAATACACTTTCAGCGatatctaataataaacaatCAAAAGAACTTCAAATATTAAACATAAACTTTAATCAGGATCAAGGATGTTTTGCCGTGGGTCACGAATATGGGTTTCTAGTCTATAATACCAATCCCATTGACATAAGAGTAAAgagaaatttcaatataaatgGGCATGGCTCAGGGATTGCACATATTACAATGCTTCATAGGACCAATTATTTAGCATTAGTGGGAGGAGGGAAAAACCCCAAGtttgcaaataataaattggtGATCTGGGATGATTTAAAACGAAAGAACAGtttgaatttggaatttatGAGTCCAGTGCTTAATGTTCtattatcaagaattaGAATAATCGTGGTTTTAAAGAATCAGGTTCTAGTATATGGTTTTTCATCGCCGCCGAAGAAATTTGCTACGTACGAAACAATAGAGAATGAATTCGGTTTAGCTGACCTATCGGTCAATTTTACTAATTCAATAGGCAACAATTTGTCTAcgtctaattcttcaatttcttctttggttTCGAACCAAGTATCATATGACAGTAACAAATATCAAACCCTTGCATTCCCTGGTCGGTCGATTGGCCAAATCCAAATAGTTGACGTATCACCATCAGGTCAAGAAAAGAACTTAGTAAGTATAATAAAAGCGCATAAGTCAAAAATTCGGTGTCTTGCGCTTAACCGATCTGGTACCTTAGTGGCTTCGGCATCTGAAACTGGTACCATCATAAGAGTTCATTCTACTCATAATACAGCGTTGTTATATGAATTTAGGAGAGGTTTAGACAGAGCCATAGTAACTTCCATGAAATTTTCGCACgatgattcaaaattagCTGTCTTATCAGACAAGAATACTTTGCATGTTTATAACGTCTCTCCGTTGAATACGAGTCTGGGAGCAACTAGTGATCTTGTAACTCATAACGAAACTTACCCTGTAAATAGACTGCATTTATTAGGAAGCATTGCTTTTCCTATTCCGATTCCAAAGTATTTCAAATCCACATGGTCATTCTGCTCCGttaatacaaataaatatcatCCAAGTGGTTCTGATAATGATACCATCAATGATGTGGGGATAATTGGATGGTCTGGGAATGACAGTatcataataatttggcaaaacaaaaaaatatgGGAGAAATATgttattgttgaaaaacGTAACAAGTACCTAGGagatattaatgatggGTTAAACACCAGTCATCAAGGAAGTTCTAACTGGGAGCTTGTGAGATTTAATTGGAAAaatcttgataatttagaCTGA